Genomic window (Pseudomonas sp. L5B5):
TTGTCGCTATAACGTGCACGCTTCTTGCTGGCTCTGGCCGCGAGAGGGGCGGGCCAGGCGGGTTTTCCCGGACTCAAGCGCCCCCGGCGAGCCTTCGAACAACAGCAGTACATGGGATGGATGATGGAATTTACCAGCGGCTTCTTGCTCAGCCTTTCGTTGTGCCTGGATATCGGCGTGGCCAATATCGCGATGATCACCCTGGCCATGCAGCGTGGTTACTTCCAGGGCTTTTGCCTGGGCCTGGGGACCTGCGTCGGCGACCTGGTCTACGCGCTGTTGGCACTGGCCGGGATGACCGTGCTGCTGCAGTACGAGACGGTGCGCTGGGTGCTGTGGCTGGGCGGCTCGGCGCTGTTGGTGTACTTCGCGGCGAAGATGATCTACGCCGCGATCCATCACGATGCGCTGCTCGACACCAGTGGCGAGGTAGACCCGGGCTCGCCGCGCAAGGAGTTCCTGCGGGGGATCTTCCTGGCCATGTCCTCGCCCAGCGCAATCCTCTGGTTCGCCGCAGTGGGTGGCACCCTGATCGCCCGATCCGGAGGCGGCAGTACCGCCGATTCCGCGTTGTTCCTGGCCGGTTTCTTCTGCGCCGGGCTGACCTGGACAATGGGCTTGTGCCTTGCTGCGACCCAGGGCGGCAAGCTGCTGGGCGACAAGCTGCTACGCTATTCCTACCTGGCATCTGCAGCGATCTTCTGTTATTTCGCGGTGTACGTGATTCTATCGGGTTACCACGAATTCATCGTCGGGCCTCGGCCGCTCGACCTTCCGGCGCTCTGATCCAGGCCCTGGCCACAGGCTTCTATACTTGCCTGCGAACCCATTTTTTAGCGGCAGGAGTGGTACTCATGGATGAGCAAGAACAAGGTGCAGGCCCGCAGCCACGCTTCGAAAGAGGGCATTTCCTGCTGGTCGCCGGCTTCAGCCAGTATTTCACTCCAGCCAATACCCAGGTGATCGGCCAGCTGTGGCAACGTTTCATTCCCCATATCGGCAAGGTGCCCGGGCAAGTGGACGACGTGACCTACGGCGTGTGCTGCAATCCTGATGGACAAGGCGGCTTCGAGTACATCGCCGGGGTGCAGATCAGCAAGCTCGACGACTTGCCCGAACACTATCGCTGGATCGAGCTGCAGCCGCAGCAGTACGCAGTGTTCGAGCACACTGGTTCATTGCAGCAATTGCCCCGGACCTTCGACTACATCTGGCAGACGTGGCTACCGCAATCCGGCCACCAGGCTGCCGATACTCCTTGCTTCGAGCGCTACAGTGCTGATTTCAATGCCGACACCGGGCAGGGCGCCCTGGAAATCTGGCTGCCCCTCAGCACGGCTTGAAGCTTGTGGGGCGCCCACGCGTTGTCCGTCCCTGGCACTGCTGATCGAACTGCAGGCGGGTTACCGCCTGGTGGGGCTCTGGGCGCGGGCGGCAGTGTCACTGGGCGCCCGCTTGTCGCGACGGCGTTCGTGCAGGAAGTCGAGGTAGAAGGTGATACCGCCGAAGAGGGCGATGGCGAGCAAGATGAAAAAACCGATCTGGGCAGAGCTCATGGTCTAGGTCCTTGGCAAGACGCGGCGAAGCGGACCGGAGCCGGTCGCGAAGCGTCGGGGAGCTGATAGATAGTCCCTCTGCGCGAGCCTGGCCAGGGCTTATATGAAAGCTTTACGCTGCGGCCAGCGAACGCTATGCCGGTCATACACAACGCCGGGTCCTTGCTAGAATCGGCCACCCTCAACTGACTTCAGGCTGCCGTTCCATGACCGCTCCGACCCCGTTGATTCGCACAGTCCTGCCTGCCGACCTGGACCGCTGCTTCGCCATCGAGACCCAGGCCTATGAAGGCGACGAAGCGGCGACCCTGGCCAAGATCGCCACCCGTATCGCCACCTGGCCCGAGGGCTTCATCGTCGCCGAAGTCGAGGGCGTGGTGGCCGGTTTCATCAATTCCGGCGCCACCTTCGAGGTGCAGATGGCCGATGAGGCCTTCAAGGAACTGGTCGGCCACGATCCGGCAGGCTCCGAGGTGGTGATCATGTCGGTGGTGGTGCATCCGGACTTCCAGGGCCTGGGCCTGTCGCGACAGTTGCTGGAGGCGTTCATCGCGCGGATGGCCGCAGCCGGCAAGGCGCGTATCCACCTGATGTGCAAGGAGCGCCATGTGCCGCTCTACGCGCGCTTCGGTTTCGTCTACCTCAAGGCCTCGGCATCGGATCACGGCGGCATGGCCTGGCACGAGATGGTGCGAGCCCTGTAGGAGCGAAGCGTGCTCGTGATGCTCGTCAACGGTAGCGCGCATTGACTGGGTAAACGCAGCGCTCTGACGTCCATCGCGGGCCAGCCTCGCGTTTGCCATTTCCTTGACTGATCGGCATTACGCTATGTCGCGGCCTTTTTTTCACGTGCATTGTCGATTGTGTGAAATCCCAGGCGACTAGGGATGAATCGAGCAGCTTGCTCGGTGACATCCATTTCACGTTCCGAGGAATTTCGCCATGTCCAACCCATCCAGTGAAGCCCGCGTACGCAGCCTGATCGAGCACTGGCAACAAGCAGTGATGGCCAGGGATATCGAGCAGATCGTCAGCTTCTACGCCGATGACATCGTTTCCTTCGATGCGGTCGGCGCCTTGCAATTCAAAGGCAAGGCGGCCTACCGGGCGCATTGGCAGGCCTGCATGGAGGTCTGCCCCGGGCCGGGTATCTTCGAGTTCCACCAGTTGCAGGTAAGGGCCAGCGATGAGCTGGCGTTCGCCCACTGGCTGGCCCATTGCGGCGGTACCGATGCCGAAGGGGTGAGCAAGGCCTGCTGGATGCGGGTGAGTGCGGCCTACCAATGCCTGGGCGGCCAATGGCAGGTGGTGCACGAGCACTGGTCGGCCCCCTTCGACATGGCCACCGGCACCGCTCTGTTCGACCTTGAACCCTGAGAGGCGGCGGGTTCGCCAAAGGTGAAAACAGCGACCATAGTTGATCGGCCGATCACGGAGACGTCCCATGAAATATCTATGCCTGGTGTATAGCGACGAACAGCAACTGCACAGCTTGCCCGACAGCCCTCGGGATGCCGAATGCCTGGCGTACGCCGAGTCGGTGCGCGACAGCGGGCGGATGCTCGCCGCCGAGGCCCTGCAATCGGTGCAGACCGCCACCACCGTGCGCATGCGTGGCGGCAAGCTGTCGATTACCGACGGCCCGTTCGCCGAAACCAAGGAGCAACTGGCCGGTTTCTACCTGGTGGAGGCCAGGGACCTCAACGATGCACTGCAGATTGCCGGGCAGATCCCGGCAGCCCGGGTCGGCAGCGTAGAGGTGCGCCCGGTGCGCGAGCTCAACCCTTGATAAAAACAAACCTGAGGAATTTGGCGATGACTTTGCAGACTGCGGGCCGTGCGCCCGCCGAACATGAGCTGTCCATCAGCCAGTTGATCGATGCCCCGCGCAGCAAGGTGTTCCGTGCCTGGACCGAGCCCGCGCTGTTGGCGCAATGGTGGGGACCGCATGGCATGACCACCCCCGAGTGCGAGATGGACTTGTGGGTCGGCGGCCAGTTTCGCACCCTGATGCGCGCGCCCGATGGCAGCGAGTATCCGACCATGGGCGTGTTCCTGGAGATCGACGCACCGTCGCGACTGGTGTTCACCGATGCCTTCCTGCCGGGCTGGATTCCGTCGGGCAAACCGTTCATGACCGCCGAAGTGACGTTCGAGGAGCAGGATGGCAAGACCCTCTACACCGCCCGCGCCATGCACTGGAGCGAAGCCGACCGCGAGGCCCATGAGGCCATGGGTTTCCATGAGGGCTGGGGGCAGAGCCTGGAACGCCTGGTGACCTTGGTGACCCGGGGCATGCCGGACTGATGTCGGGCCAGTCCGGGGTGGCGGTGAAGGCACGGGTGGAACAGGTCTACCGCGAGCAGTCGCGGCGCATTCTCGCCACCCTGATCCGGTTGCTGGGGGATTTCGACCTGGCCGAGGAGGCCTTGCATGAAGCCTTCTTCGTGGCCGTGGAGCGTTGGCAGGATCACGGCATCCCGGACAACCCCCGGGCCTGGCTGGTGTCCGTCGGGCGCTTCAAGGCCATCGATGCGTTGCGCCGTCGGGCGCGCTTCGCCGCTTCCCAGGTGGCCCTGGCCAGCCAGCTGGAGCAACTGGAGCAGGAGGATTGGAAGGGTGAGGACGTGCAAGACGATCGCCTGCGCCTGATCTTCACCTGCTGCCACCCGGCCTTGGCGGCGGATGCCCAGGTGCCGCTGACCCTGCGGGAGATCTGCGACCTGAGCACCGAGGAAATCGCCCGGGCCTTCCTGGCGACACCGGCCACCATCGCCCAGCGCATCGTGCGCGCCAAGGCGAAGATCCGCGATGCAGCGATTCCCTACCAGGTACCCGCGCTCAACGAGCTGCCCGAGCGCCTGGAGAGTGTCCTGCGGGTGGTCTACCTGGTGTTCAACGAGGGGTACTCGGCGTCCCTGGGGGCCGAACTCACCCGTGAGGACCTGACCCGTGAAGCGATCCGGCTGGGGCGCCTGTTACTGGAGCTGCTGCCGGAAGCCGAGGTGATGGGGCTGCTGGCCTTGATGCTGTTGCACGAGTCGCGGCGGGCGGCACGCATGGGGGCCGATGGCGAGTTGATCCTGCTGGAAGACCAGGATCGCTCCTTGTGGCAGCAAGCGCTGATCGATGAAGGCTGTGCACTGGTGGAACAGGGGCTGCGGACCGGGCGTGGCGGGCCTTATTGTCTGCAGGCGGCGATCGCCGCAGTGCATGCCGAAGCGCCCGTGGCCGGGCAGACCGACTGGCCGCAGATCGTTGGCCTGTACGATGTGCTGCTGCGCCTGCAACCTTCGCCGGTGATCGAGCTCAACCGCGCCGTGGCCCTGGCCAAGCGCGACGGTCCAGCGGCCGGGCTCGCCCAGGTGGAACAGATCCTGCGGCGTGGCGATCTGGCGGACTATCACCTGGCCCATGCCGCGCGTGCCGATTTCTGTCGTCAGCTGGGGCAGCTCGAGGCGGCCCGCGAGTCCTACCTGCGGGCCCTGGAGCTGGTGCGGCAGGCGCCGGAGCGGCGTTTTCTCGAACGCCGCCTGGGTGAGTTGTAGCCTCGATCAGCCGAGCATCCGCTGCAGGAACCAGCTGCCGGCCGGTCCCGGAGGGTGCAGGCGCGACCAGAGCGCATCCACCACTACCGGGCGCGGCCAGCCCCGGACCTTGAGTTCCTGCAGCCTGCCGGCGCCAAAGTTGTCCACCAGCCAGCGCGGCAGCGGCGCCCAGCCAAAGCCGCCCTGGGCCATTTCCATCAGCATCAGGTAGCTGGGGGCCGACCAGACCCGGCCCTGGGTCCGGTTGTCATAGGGGTTGAGCACGGTCGCCAGGCGCAGTTCGCGGTGCTGACGCAGGGCCTGCTGATCCACCTGGTCGAGCCTCGCCAGGGGGTGCTGGCCCGAGACGAACAGCGATACTTCGCCGCGTTCGTCCATGGTCTGGTGCTCCAGATCCGCGGGGTAGTCGGGCCGCCTCTCGGAGAAGCCCAGTTGGGCTCGGCCGCCCTGCACCAGGGCGATCAGGTCGTCGCATTCGGCGATCAGGCATTCCAGCTCCAGTTCCGGGTACCGCTGCTCGAACGCATTCAGGCAGTTCTCGAAAAGATCCGACTGGTAGGTGTCGGACAGGGCCACGGTGAGTTTCGCCTCGATACCCTGGGACAGTTGGCTGGCAGCCATTTCCAGGCGGCCGGTAGCCGCGAGGACTTCCTCGGCACGCTGCAGCAGCACATGCCCGGCGGGGGTCAGGCCGGGCTTGCGGCTGGAGCGGTCGAACAGTTGCACATCAAGGTCGATCTCCAGGCTGGCTACCGCCGCGCTGATGGTCGACTGGCTTTTGCCGAGCTTGCGCGCGGCGGCGGAAAACGAGCCCTGGGTCGCGGCCTGGACGAATGCCAGGAGCACTTCGTTGGATGCCATGAAGTATCGCCATGATCGATGGTTATTGGTTATGAAGTATCGATCGTATCCTGGAAGATCGCCAGCGTCTTCATTTCAGGAGCCAGGCCATGAGCCTTCACAAGTCCCTCACCGAACGCATTGCCCAGGCTGTCGCCTTCGAATTGCTCGCGCTGCTGATCTGTACTCCGCTGCTGTCCTGGATCATGGACCGGCCCATGGTCGACATGGGCGTGGTCACCCTGGGCATCGGCCTGCTGGCGCTGGCCTGGAACGTACTGTTCAACAGCCTGTTCGATCGGGTGCTCAAGCGCCTGCGGATCGCCCATGGTGGCTGGACACGAGTGGTGCATGCGCTGCTGTTCGAAGGCGGGCTGGTGGCGGTCGCGGTGCCGTTGATCGCCT
Coding sequences:
- a CDS encoding multidrug/biocide efflux PACE transporter encodes the protein MSLHKSLTERIAQAVAFELLALLICTPLLSWIMDRPMVDMGVVTLGIGLLALAWNVLFNSLFDRVLKRLRIAHGGWTRVVHALLFEGGLVAVAVPLIAWWLGISLLQALILDIGVLLFFLPYTYLYHWAYDVLRDKWLQARLAH
- a CDS encoding RNA polymerase sigma factor; its protein translation is MSGQSGVAVKARVEQVYREQSRRILATLIRLLGDFDLAEEALHEAFFVAVERWQDHGIPDNPRAWLVSVGRFKAIDALRRRARFAASQVALASQLEQLEQEDWKGEDVQDDRLRLIFTCCHPALAADAQVPLTLREICDLSTEEIARAFLATPATIAQRIVRAKAKIRDAAIPYQVPALNELPERLESVLRVVYLVFNEGYSASLGAELTREDLTREAIRLGRLLLELLPEAEVMGLLALMLLHESRRAARMGADGELILLEDQDRSLWQQALIDEGCALVEQGLRTGRGGPYCLQAAIAAVHAEAPVAGQTDWPQIVGLYDVLLRLQPSPVIELNRAVALAKRDGPAAGLAQVEQILRRGDLADYHLAHAARADFCRQLGQLEAARESYLRALELVRQAPERRFLERRLGEL
- a CDS encoding SRPBCC family protein; protein product: MTLQTAGRAPAEHELSISQLIDAPRSKVFRAWTEPALLAQWWGPHGMTTPECEMDLWVGGQFRTLMRAPDGSEYPTMGVFLEIDAPSRLVFTDAFLPGWIPSGKPFMTAEVTFEEQDGKTLYTARAMHWSEADREAHEAMGFHEGWGQSLERLVTLVTRGMPD
- a CDS encoding GNAT family N-acetyltransferase, translated to MTAPTPLIRTVLPADLDRCFAIETQAYEGDEAATLAKIATRIATWPEGFIVAEVEGVVAGFINSGATFEVQMADEAFKELVGHDPAGSEVVIMSVVVHPDFQGLGLSRQLLEAFIARMAAAGKARIHLMCKERHVPLYARFGFVYLKASASDHGGMAWHEMVRAL
- a CDS encoding GyrI-like domain-containing protein gives rise to the protein MDEQEQGAGPQPRFERGHFLLVAGFSQYFTPANTQVIGQLWQRFIPHIGKVPGQVDDVTYGVCCNPDGQGGFEYIAGVQISKLDDLPEHYRWIELQPQQYAVFEHTGSLQQLPRTFDYIWQTWLPQSGHQAADTPCFERYSADFNADTGQGALEIWLPLSTA
- a CDS encoding LysE family translocator — protein: MEFTSGFLLSLSLCLDIGVANIAMITLAMQRGYFQGFCLGLGTCVGDLVYALLALAGMTVLLQYETVRWVLWLGGSALLVYFAAKMIYAAIHHDALLDTSGEVDPGSPRKEFLRGIFLAMSSPSAILWFAAVGGTLIARSGGGSTADSALFLAGFFCAGLTWTMGLCLAATQGGKLLGDKLLRYSYLASAAIFCYFAVYVILSGYHEFIVGPRPLDLPAL
- a CDS encoding YciI family protein, with translation MKYLCLVYSDEQQLHSLPDSPRDAECLAYAESVRDSGRMLAAEALQSVQTATTVRMRGGKLSITDGPFAETKEQLAGFYLVEARDLNDALQIAGQIPAARVGSVEVRPVRELNP
- a CDS encoding YybH family protein, whose product is MSNPSSEARVRSLIEHWQQAVMARDIEQIVSFYADDIVSFDAVGALQFKGKAAYRAHWQACMEVCPGPGIFEFHQLQVRASDELAFAHWLAHCGGTDAEGVSKACWMRVSAAYQCLGGQWQVVHEHWSAPFDMATGTALFDLEP
- a CDS encoding LysR family transcriptional regulator, producing the protein MASNEVLLAFVQAATQGSFSAAARKLGKSQSTISAAVASLEIDLDVQLFDRSSRKPGLTPAGHVLLQRAEEVLAATGRLEMAASQLSQGIEAKLTVALSDTYQSDLFENCLNAFEQRYPELELECLIAECDDLIALVQGGRAQLGFSERRPDYPADLEHQTMDERGEVSLFVSGQHPLARLDQVDQQALRQHRELRLATVLNPYDNRTQGRVWSAPSYLMLMEMAQGGFGWAPLPRWLVDNFGAGRLQELKVRGWPRPVVVDALWSRLHPPGPAGSWFLQRMLG